From the genome of Arvicola amphibius chromosome 9, mArvAmp1.2, whole genome shotgun sequence, one region includes:
- the C1ql4 gene encoding complement C1q-like protein 4, translating into MVLLLLVAIPLLVHSSRGPTHYEMLGRCRMVCDPHAPRGQGPDGAPASVPPFPPGAKGEVGRRGKAGLRGPPGPPGPRGPPGEPGRPGPPGPPGPGPGGAAPHAGYVPRIAFYAGLRRPHEGYEVLRFDDVVTNVGNAYEAASGKFTCPMPGVYFFAYHVLMRGGDGTSMWADLMKNGQVRASAIAQDADQNYDYASNSVILHLDVGDEVFIKLDGGKVHGGNTNKYSTFSGFIIYPD; encoded by the exons atggtgctgctgctgctggtagcCATCCCGCTACTGGTGCACAGTTCTCGCGGACCAACACACTATGAGATGCTGGGTCGATGTCGCATGGTGTGTGACCCCCACGCACCCCGAGGCCAAGGCCCCGACGGCGCTCCCGCCTCGGTGCCTCCGTTCCCTCCAGGTGCCAAGGGAGAGGTGGGTCGGCGAGGGAAGGCGGGCCTACGCGGACCACCAGGACCCCCAGGTCCCAGAGGGCCCCCTGGAGAGCCAGGCAGGCCAGGTCCCCCAGGTCCTCCTGGTCCAGGCCCTGGAGGGGCAGCGCCCCATGCAGGTTATGTACCCCGAATTGCTTTCTACGCGGGTCTTCGGAGGCCTCACGAGGGTTATGAAGTGTTGCGCTTTGACGACGTGGTGACCAACGTGGGCAACGCTTACGAGGCAGCCAGTGGCAAGTTCACCTGTCCCATGCCGGGCGTCTACTTCTTCGCTTACCATGTGCTCATGCGCGGCGGCGACGGCACCAGCATGTGGGCCGACTTGATGAAGAACGGACAG GTCCGGGCCAGCGCCATTGCTCAGGATGCGGACCAGAATTACGACTATGCCAGCAACAGCGTCATTCTTCACCTAGATGTGGGTGACGAGGTCTTCATCAAGCTGGACGGTGGGAAAGTGCATGGCGGCAACACCAACAAGTACAGCACCTTCTCAGGCTTCATCATCTACCCGGACTGA